The window TGTTCCGCACCTGGACTGACGCCAGTTCGATCATTGATTACCTGGTGTTCGCCAAGCAATACATCATGCAGTGCGAAGAGCGCCACGGTATCGACGCGGTCGAGGACTTGCTGGATTCCTGCCATGCCCTGATGAACTATGGAGTCGATCGCTACAAACGCCCGTATCCGATTTCCGCCGAAGAAGAACGTCGCCGGCAAAAGGATCGGGAAGAGCATTTGCAGAAGCAGATCAACGATCTGTGGCGGACCATTCCAAAAGGTGCGGACAAGTACAGCGACAAGGACAACGCGCGCTTCCCCGCCGAACCTCAGGAAAACATCCTCTACTTCATCGAAAAACACGCACCACTGCTGGAACCATGGCAGCGGGAAATCGTGCGGATCGTGCGCAAGATCGCCCAGTATTTCTACCCGCAACGTCAGACCCAGGTGATGAACGAGGGCTGGGCCACGTTCTGGCATTACACCCTGATGAACGACCTGTATGACGAAGGCCTGGTGACCGACGGCTTCATGATGGAGTTTTTGACGTCCCACACCAGCGTGGTCTATCAACCCGGCTTCGACAGCCCCTACTACAACGGCATCAACCCCTACACCTTGGGTTTTGCCATGTACCGGGACATCCGCCGCATGTGTGAACACCCTACCGAAGAGGACTACCGCTGGTTCCCTGAAATTGCCGGCACCGACTGGCTGTCGAGCATCAAGTTCGCCATGAGCAGCTTCAAGGATGAAAGCTTCATCCTGCAATACCTGTCACCCCAGGTGATCCGCGACCTGAAGTTGTTCAGCATTCTCGATGACGACCAGAAGGAGGATCTGCTGGTCCCGGCCATTCATGACGAAGGTGGCTACCGCATCATCCGTGAAACCCTGGCGGCGCAGTACAACCTCGGCAATCGTGAACCCAACGTGCAGATCTACAGCATCGACCGGCGCGGTGACCGCTCCCTGACCTTACGTCACCAGCAACACGACCGTAAACCGCTGGGCGAGTCCACCGAGGAAGTGCTCAAGCACCTCCACCGCCTGTGGGGCTTCGATATTCATCTGGAAACCCTCCAAGGCGACCAGGTGATGAAAACCCATCATGTTCCGCCCAGAGGCGAGCACGCTGAAGGCGATTACGGGCGACTGGACCTGGCCGTTATTCATCTTTGATCCCGTTTCGGCCTCCGGAAGTTCGACGCAAAGGTTATTCTGTCGAGCTAACGGAGGTTTTTTATGCGGATTTATAAAGTCGGCGGTGCGGTACGCGATCGCCTGCTGGGCAAGCCTGTCACCGACATCGACTGGGTTGTGGTTGGCGCCACCACTGAAGAAATGCTCGCCAAGGGCTTTCGCCCGGTAGGCGCGGACTTCCCGGTGTTCCTTCACCCAAAAAGCGGCGAGGAATACGCCCTCGCCCGCACCGAACGCAAAAGCGGACGCGGTTACGGCGGCTTTACCTTTCACGCCAGCCCCGAAGTCACCCTCGAAGAAGACCTGATCCGTCGTGACCTGACCATCAACGCCATGGCCGAAGACGATCAGCAGAACCTGACCGATCCTTACCACGGCCAGCGCGACCTCGAGGCGCGCTTGCTTCGTCACGTTTCCCCCGCGTTTGCCGAAGATCCGCTCAGGGTTCTGCGCGTTGCCCGCTTCGCAGCTCGTTATGCGGGGCTCGGTTTCACCGTGGCGCCGGAGACACTGGAACTGATGCGCCAACTCAGCGAGTCAGGTGAACTGGAAGCCTTGACCGCCGAACGCAGCTGGAAGGAAATTTCCCGCGCCCTGATGGAAGATCAGCCACAGGTGTTCATCGAAGTGCTGCGCGAATGTGGCGCTCTCAAAGTATTAATGCCGGAAGTCGATGCCCTGTTCGGCGTGCCGCAACCGGAAGCCCATCACCCCGAAATCGACACCGGCGTGCACACTTTGAG of the Pseudomonas frederiksbergensis genome contains:
- a CDS encoding SpoVR family protein, whose amino-acid sequence is MTAKEQKRQPISTGSEWTFELIQAYDKEISRLAARYALDTYPNQIEVITAEQMMDAYASVGMPLGYHHWSYGKHFLSTEKSYSRGQMGLAYEIVINSDPCIAYLMEENTICMQALVVAHACYGHNSFFKGNYLFRTWTDASSIIDYLVFAKQYIMQCEERHGIDAVEDLLDSCHALMNYGVDRYKRPYPISAEEERRRQKDREEHLQKQINDLWRTIPKGADKYSDKDNARFPAEPQENILYFIEKHAPLLEPWQREIVRIVRKIAQYFYPQRQTQVMNEGWATFWHYTLMNDLYDEGLVTDGFMMEFLTSHTSVVYQPGFDSPYYNGINPYTLGFAMYRDIRRMCEHPTEEDYRWFPEIAGTDWLSSIKFAMSSFKDESFILQYLSPQVIRDLKLFSILDDDQKEDLLVPAIHDEGGYRIIRETLAAQYNLGNREPNVQIYSIDRRGDRSLTLRHQQHDRKPLGESTEEVLKHLHRLWGFDIHLETLQGDQVMKTHHVPPRGEHAEGDYGRLDLAVIHL
- a CDS encoding multifunctional CCA addition/repair protein — protein: MRIYKVGGAVRDRLLGKPVTDIDWVVVGATTEEMLAKGFRPVGADFPVFLHPKSGEEYALARTERKSGRGYGGFTFHASPEVTLEEDLIRRDLTINAMAEDDQQNLTDPYHGQRDLEARLLRHVSPAFAEDPLRVLRVARFAARYAGLGFTVAPETLELMRQLSESGELEALTAERSWKEISRALMEDQPQVFIEVLRECGALKVLMPEVDALFGVPQPEAHHPEIDTGVHTLSVLEQAARHKQPLTVRWACLLHDLGKGLTPEAEWPRHIAHEHKGLKLIKAVNERFKAPKDCQELALLVGEYHTHGHRALELKPSTLLELLQSFDIYRRPQRFEEFIAACEMDARGRKGLEQRSYPQADYLRGAANAARAVAVQPLLDKGFKGPELGEAIKRERLKALKAYKDAASA